From the Acidobacteriota bacterium genome, the window ATTTCATGGCAGATGCACACCCCCTGGAGAAATGCGAGCCTGACCCGCATGCCCTGAGTCTACCACCGATACCAAGGGCGTCAAGCGGCCGGCAGGGTCGCCCTGGGGCTTTCCTGACGGGCTGCCTTCGGTCCACCGGCAGGCGTCGCGGGACGGTCGGGAGGGTTGTTTCAAAAGAGCTGGTGGGACTTCAAGTCCAGCCGTTGAGACTGATGCATGAGCACCGCGTTCATCAACTCGATCGCCAGGCGCGACTCCAGTGTGATCCCGGCGCGGATGCCCACGCAAGGGTCATGGCGTCCCATCTTGAGCTTGAACTCGATCTCTTCCAGGTTTTTGCGGACAGACTGCTGGGGAAGCAGAATGGAGGAGGTTGGCTTGAACCCCACCCGGCAGATCAAGGGACTGCCGGTAGTCACTCCACCCAGCAATCCGCCGTGGTGGTTGCCCTGATAGCCTGAACGGCGGATGGGGTCGTTGTTTTGGCTGCCCCGACGCCCGACGGCTGCCGAGCCCGCACCGATCTCGCACGACTGAACGGCGTGCAATCCCCCCAAAGAACCCATCAGGCGCAGCTTCAGGCTCTGATAGAGTGGTTCCCCGACCAGCGGAGGCGGATTGACCGCCACCACCTCGATCGATGCTCCCAGGGAATCTCCCTTCTTGCGGGTTTCCCGGATGGCTTCGGCGGCGCTCCGGGCGAAGGCCGTGTCCAGCGCGTGGATCTCGGAATCCTCCAGGGACTTCTCCAGGCTTTCCAGGGTGTCCGCGGGACAGTTCCGCGAGCCGGGCTCCCGCAGGTCTTCGAGCCGATCGGCCAGGGTCAACGAGCTTTTCAACGGCCCCACCTGGCAGATGGATGACAGGATCACCGTGCGGAAATGTTCCCGAAGAAAGATCCGGGCGATGGAGCCGGCGATCACGTCGGAGATGGTGGACCGGTAGCTGGAGCGCCCCCCTCCTCTCGGGTCCGCGTAGCCTCGGGACTGGTGATGCTTGACCAGGTCGGTGTGTCCGGGGCGAACCTCCCCTTTAGGACCTGCAAACTGCTCATAGTCCTGCGGCCGCTTGGATGAGGAGAGCACCAGGGCCGCCACCGGTTCGCCGCTGCAGTAGCCCTCCTCGTAAGAGGGGACCGTAAGGGACTGGTCCGCGTCGCCGACCCGGATGGGGGCGCCGGCCGTCAAGCGGTCGGTATCCGCCTGGTACAACCCCGACAAAAGAATCAACCGGTCCTGCTCGCGGCGGGGGGTTCCATGCTTGCTGCTCCCCGGACGCCGCCGGTCCAGGTACCGCTGGATTCTCCCGCGGGAAATCCCGAGCCCGGGCGGGCAACCGAAGACGATGGTCGTGATGGCCGGACCGTGGGATTCTCCGGCGCCGGCAACCGCGTACAACGGACCACCCAGTATCTCCATCATAAACTCCTGGCAAGGCGTGGGATGCGCAAACTGACAAATGCCATATTATCACAAGTTTAGACGGATTCTTCCACCGGGTCGCCCGATTGCCCGTCAAAACGGACCGATCCTATGCACGGAGTTGGTCCGGTTGTCAGGGCTTGCAGGCACAAATGCCGGCCGTTGAAATTTCAAGGTCGGCCCCATATAGTGTCGCCGGCGACCGGGCAGGGAGGTGAGCCAAAAGCACTCGCATGACCAGGAAACAAACATTCTCCAAGGTAAAGGTGGGTCTTCTGCAGATGGCGAGCTGCCCCCAACCTCGAGACAATCTGGAGAAGGTTCGGGAGGG encodes:
- a CDS encoding chorismate synthase; translated protein: MEILGGPLYAVAGAGESHGPAITTIVFGCPPGLGISRGRIQRYLDRRRPGSSKHGTPRREQDRLILLSGLYQADTDRLTAGAPIRVGDADQSLTVPSYEEGYCSGEPVAALVLSSSKRPQDYEQFAGPKGEVRPGHTDLVKHHQSRGYADPRGGGRSSYRSTISDVIAGSIARIFLREHFRTVILSSICQVGPLKSSLTLADRLEDLREPGSRNCPADTLESLEKSLEDSEIHALDTAFARSAAEAIRETRKKGDSLGASIEVVAVNPPPLVGEPLYQSLKLRLMGSLGGLHAVQSCEIGAGSAAVGRRGSQNNDPIRRSGYQGNHHGGLLGGVTTGSPLICRVGFKPTSSILLPQQSVRKNLEEIEFKLKMGRHDPCVGIRAGITLESRLAIELMNAVLMHQSQRLDLKSHQLF